TGCTTCGCCAAGCGCGATGCGACGCTCGATGCGGCGCTGGAGAGGCTGGCGGGCCGTCGCCCGCGCTGAAGCAGGCCGTCGCCGGCCTTCAGGCGCCGAGCAGCCTGGTTGCGACCGCACCGGCGGCGACGAGTCGCTTTTGCAGGTCGGCGGCGACCGAATCGCTGCCGGCCGACTGGCGCGCCGTCTCCGCCGCCGTCATCAGCTGGGCCAGCGCCTTCTGGGCGAGCTCCTTGTCCTTGTTGCGTCGTGCCAGCTGCAGCATGGCCTCGGCCTGATTGGCGAGACTGCGCGCCCAGAGCAGGGGCGCGCACTCCTGCCGGCGCTCTTCCAGCGCGGCGGCAAAAGCCGCGATCGCCTCTTCGATCACCACCGGTTCGCTGTAACGCTCGCCCATGGCGGCCAGCACGCTGCCCATCTGGTCCTGAAGCTCGGCCCAGCGCAGCGGCTCGCGGCTGCGTTCGGTCGCCATGGAAACCCGGTTGAGGCCGTTGAAGGCGCGTTCCAGCAGGGAAAGATCGTTCCGGCGCCGCCCGAGCGTCGCGCGGGCCCGCGAGATCATGTGCTCGGCTTCGAGCCAGCGCGTCTCGTCGTCGGCGCGGCTCCAGGTGGTCAGCACGCTGGCATAGGTGGCGATCGCCTCTTCGAGAAGCTCGTCGTCCTTCTGCGCGACCCCAAGTGTCACCGCGAGGCGGCCCAGCCGCAGCTTCAGCGCGCGCCAGAGCGGCGGCGCCTCGTCCCGGCCGAGATATTCGATGCCGGCGCGGCAATGGCCGAGCGCGACGGCGAGCAGTTTTGCTTCGCCGGTGAGAGCGGCGAGGCCTTCCAGTGCCGCTGCCAGCGATTCCTCGGCACCGGCGAAGGCGACGGTATCCGCCAGGGTGTCCAGCCCGTCGAGCAGGCGGCGCAAGGCGTCGATGGCAGCATCGTAGCCGTCGCGGCCGCCGAAATCCTCGCTGATGCGGGCCAGCGCCTTTGCCTGAGCCAGCGCCGCGGCCCGGCTGTGGTCGACATCGGCGAGACCGATCAGGGCGGAGGCTTCGCCATAGCGGGCGGCGGCCTCGCGATAGCCGTCCGAGGTGGTGCGCAGGAAGCTGAGCGCCGCCCGGTCGGCGCGGTTCTCGCCGATCAGCAGCCGGCGCTCGAGCGGCAATGTCGAGAGGTCGGTCGAGCCGCCGATGGCATGAAGCTCGGCCTGCGCCAGGGCCTTGTCGGCATCGGCGAGGCGGCCAGCAGCGATGGCGCCGCCTGCCGCAGCACGCAGGCGCTGGATCTCTTCGTCGCCGACCGGCAGCGCCAGACGTTCGGCCAAGGCGAGGAAGTCGGCCGATTTGCGATCGAGCAAGGCCTCGGTGGGCGAGGTCGAGCCGGGGCGGCGCAGCCAATCCGCGATCATCGCCGCCAGCGCCACCGGCGGGAGGCCTTGGCGTCCGGCGACGCGCGCCAGAAGCGGGGCGATCTCGTCGGACTGGCTGATGGGTGCCTCCCGCTCCGGCCCGGCTTAAAGCATTTTCGAGCGAAGAGGATACAGGTTCGCGTTAAGAAAATGCGATAAAACAGGGAGATGGAGCATTCCGCGCTTCGAAGGCGCGCGGAATGCTCTCGATGCTTACTTCGCGGCGATGACCGCGATCTCGACCGTGAACTGCGGCGCGGCCAGCTTGGCCTCGACCGTGGCGCGACCCGGGGTCTGGCCGGCGACGATCCACTTGTCCCAGACGGCGTTCATCTCGGCGAAGGTCGACATGTCCGAGAGCCAGATATTGACCATCAGCAGCTTCGTCTTGTCGGTGCCGGCCTCAGCCAGGAGCCCGTCGATGATGCCGAGGATGTCGGCGGTCTGCTCGCCCACGCTCTTGCCGGCAGCCTTGTCCGCGACCTGGCCGGCCAGATAGACGGTGTCGCCATGCACCACGGCCTTGGACATGCGCGGGCCGACGCCGATACGCTGAATGCTCATAATATAATCTCCTTGGACGAACGCCTTCGCTGGTAGCCCGGCCCGGCCGGTTTCGCAAATGATAAGGCGACTAGGCCAGGCTCGCCCAGCCGGCCCAGAGCGCCGCATAGCGGCCGGCCTTGCCGAGCACGACGAGGACCAGGAAGCGTGCGAACGGATAGTTCAGCGTGCCGGCGACGAAGGTCAGCGGGTCGCCGACGACCGGCAGCCAGGAGAACAGCAGCGACGGCCAGCCGAAGCGGGTGAAGAAGTTTTGGGCCTGGGCGAAGCGGGCTGGATCCGGCCGCAGGCGAGCCGGCAGCTTATCGACCCCGTGGCGCGCGATCAGCCGCCCCAGCCACCAGTTGACGATCGAGCCGGCCGTGTTCGCCAGGCTCGCGGTCAGGAAAAGCGCGAACGGGTCCACGCTCTTCGCCGCGAGCAGCCCGACGAAGACGGCTTCCGACTGTGCGGGCAGCAACG
Above is a genomic segment from Bosea sp. NBC_00550 containing:
- a CDS encoding YqaA family protein, with amino-acid sequence MLENLDISSLGLMAAAAFVAATLLPAQSEAVFVGLLAAKSVDPFALFLTASLANTAGSIVNWWLGRLIARHGVDKLPARLRPDPARFAQAQNFFTRFGWPSLLFSWLPVVGDPLTFVAGTLNYPFARFLVLVVLGKAGRYAALWAGWASLA
- a CDS encoding RidA family protein, which gives rise to MSIQRIGVGPRMSKAVVHGDTVYLAGQVADKAAGKSVGEQTADILGIIDGLLAEAGTDKTKLLMVNIWLSDMSTFAEMNAVWDKWIVAGQTPGRATVEAKLAAPQFTVEIAVIAAK